From one Callithrix jacchus isolate 240 chromosome 2, calJac240_pri, whole genome shotgun sequence genomic stretch:
- the CD14 gene encoding monocyte differentiation antigen CD14 has protein sequence MERASCLLLLLLPLVHVSATTPEPCELDDDDFRCVCNFSEPQPDWSEAFQCVAAVEVEIRGGGRSLEPLLKRVDANADPRQYADTVKALRVRRLTVGAAKVPAQLLVGALSVLAYSRLKELTLEDLEITDTMPPLPLEAKGLALSSLHLRNVSWAAGRSWLAELQQWLHPGLKALSIVQAHSLAFSCEQIRAFPDLTSLDLSDNAGLGERGLIAALCPHKFPALQNLALRNTGMETPTDVCAALAASGVQPHSLDLSHNSLRATANPSAPRCVWSSALNSLNLSFAGLEQVPRGLPAKLSVLDLSCNRLNRAPKRDELPKVDNLILDGNPFLVPGSALPQEGSPNSGMVPACARSTLSVGVSGTLVVLQGVRGFA, from the exons ATG GAGCGCGCGTCCTGCTTGTTGCTGCTGCTACTGCCGCTGGTGCACGTCTCTGCGACCACGCCAGAACCTTGTGAGCTGGACGATGACGATTTCCGTTGCGTTTGCAACTTCTCCGAACCTCAGCCCGACTGGTCCGAAGCCTTCCAATGTGTGGCTGCTGTCGAGGTGGAGATCCGTGGCGGCGGCCGCAGCCTGGAGCCACTTCTAAAGCGCGTCGATGCCAACGCTGACCCGCGGCAGTATGCTGACACAGTCAAGGCTCTCCGCGTGCGGCGGCTCACAGTGGGAGCCGCAAAGGTTCCTGCTCAGCTACTGGTAGGCGCCCTGAGTGTGCTAGCGTACTCCCGCCTCAAGGAACTGACGCTCGAGGACCTAGAGATAACCGACACCATGCCTCCGCTGCCTCTGGAAGCCAAAGGGCTTGCACTTTCCAGCTTGCACCTTCGCAACGTGTCGTGGGCAGCAGGGCGTTCCTGGCTCGCGGAGCTGCAGCAGTGGCTCCACCCAGGCCTTAAGGCACTAAGCATTGTCCAAGCACACTCGCTTGCCTTTTCCTGCGAACAGATTCGCGCCTTCCCGGACCTCACCAGCCTAGACCTGTCTGACAATGCTGGACTGGGCGAACGCGGACTGATCGCGGCTCTCTGTCCGCACAAATTCCCAGCCCTCCAGAATCTAGCGCTGCGCAACACAGGAATGGAGACGCCCACAGACGTGTGCGCTGCGCTGGCGGCGTCAGGTGTGCAGCCCCACAGCCTAGACCTCAGCCACAACTCGCTGCGCGCCACCGCAAACCCCAGCGCTCCAAGATGCGTGTGGTCCAGTGCCCTAAACTCCCTCAATCTGTCGTTTGCTGGGCTGGAACAGGTGCCTAGAGGACTGCCGGCCAAGCTCAGCGTGCTCGATCTTAGCTGCAACAGGCTGAACAGGGCGCCGAAGCGTGACGAGTTGCCCAAGGTGGATAACCTGATACTGGACGGGAATCCTTTCCTGGTCCCTGGAAGTGCCCTCCCCCAAGAGGGCTCGCCGAACTCTGGCATGGTCCCAGCCTGTGCACGTTCGACCCTGTCGGTGGGAGTGTCGGGAACCCTGGTGGTGCTCCAAGGGGTCCGGGGCTTTGCCTAA